A stretch of the Vigna radiata var. radiata cultivar VC1973A chromosome 9, Vradiata_ver6, whole genome shotgun sequence genome encodes the following:
- the LOC106773852 gene encoding uncharacterized protein LOC106773852 produces the protein MALLSHCTRRLISHTSVRSPLRSINHSLFLNPTVPQRPSPLFIRTLVYQLGSVQSLLPLHSAVATSRLVSSLSINSRSCGALSLATLCCDFPGP, from the exons ATGGCGCTGTTGTCGCATTGCACTCGTCGTCTCATCTCACACACTTCCGTAAGATCACCTCTTCGATCCATCAATCATTCCCTTTTTCTCAACCCTACTGTGCCGCAGCGTCCATCCCCATTATTTATCAG AACTTTAGTGTACCAACTAGGAAGTGTGCAGTCACTTTTGCCTCTACATAGTGCAGTGGCTACTTCAAGATTGGTGTCTAGTCTCAGCATTAATTCAAGGAGTTGTGGAGCTCTTTCACTGGCTACCCTCTGCTGCGACTTCCCTGGACCCTGA
- the LOC106773582 gene encoding pentatricopeptide repeat-containing protein At2g17670 has product MGKIPPSFRSAIGNPNIRNPSSLFRPQPPSPPSKPFPPTKKKSPKPIPQQPNPLFKSPNLEDAKKIFDSIANSSKDPRFPNSLLHSYAKIATSTSDSVKFLHHITKTLPSFSPDHSTFHILLSHSCTNPDSNSNSALSAIHQTLNSMRAAGVTPDAATADVSVRALCSAGHLDHAVDLIKEFASKHCPPDTYTFNFLVKHLCKARALSTVYAFIDEMREKFGVKPDLVTYTILIDNVCNGKNLREAMRLVSVLHEEGFKPDCFVYNTIMKGYCVLSRGSEAIEVYNKMKEEGVEPDLVTYNTLIFGLSKSGRVVEAKKLLRVMTEKGYLPDEVTYTTLMNGMCRKGEALAALALLGEMEGKGCSPNECTYNTLLHGLCKARLLEKATEFYGVIKEGGLKLDTASYGTLVRALCRDGRVAEAYEVFDYAVASKSLTDVAAYLTLESTLKWLKKAKEQGLAV; this is encoded by the coding sequence ATGGGGAAAATCCCTCCGTCGTTTCGCTCTGCAATCGGAAACCCTAACATTCGAAACCCTTCTTCTCTGTTCCGCCCTCAACCACCTTCTCCTCCCTCCAAACCATTCCCTCCCACCAAGAAAAAATCCCCAAAACCCATCCCACAACAACCAAACCCTCTCTTCAAATCCCCAAATCTCGAAGATGCCAAGAAAATCTTCGACTCCATCGCCAATTCCTCCAAAGACCCTCGCTTTCCCAATTCCCTCCTCCACTCCTACGCCAAAATCGCCACCTCCACCTCCGACTCCGTCAAATTCCTCCACCACATCACCAAAACCCTCCCTTCTTTCTCCCCCGATCATTCCACCTTCCACATTCTCCTTTCCCACTCCTGCACCAACCCCGATTCCAATTCCAATTCCGCTCTCTCCGCAATCCACCAAACTCTAAATTCAATGCGCGCCGCCGGCGTCACTCCGGATGCTGCCACAGCTGATGTTTCGGTCCGCGCCTTGTGCTCCGCCGGCCACCTTGACCATGCCGTTGACTTGATCAAAGAATTCGCCTCCAAGCACTGCCCTCCGGACACCTACACCTTCAATTTCCTAGTCAAGCACCTCTGCAAAGCCCGCGCCTTGTCCACTGTTTACGCCTTCATCGACGAAATGCGTGAAAAATTCGGTGTGAAGCCTGATCTTGTTACATACACTATCCTGATTGACAATGTGTGTAATGGTAAGAACTTGAGAGAGGCAATGAGGCTGGTGAGTGTGCTTCATGAGGAAGGGTTTAAGCCTGATTGCTTTGTGTATAACACGATTATGAAAGGGTATTGTGTGTTGAGCAGAGGGAGTGAGGCGATTGAGGTTTATAACAAGATGAAGGAGGAAGGGGTGGAGCCTGATCTTGTTACTTACAACACTTTGATTTTTGGGTTGTCCAAGTCGGGGCGGGTGGTGGAGGCGAAGAAGCTGCTGCGTGTGATGACAGAGAAGGGTTATCTTCCTGATGAGGTGACTTATACTACATTGATGAATGGAATGTGTCGGAAGGGGGAGGCTCTGGCGGCGCTGGCATTGCTGGGGGAGATGGAGGGGAAGGGGTGCAGCCCCAATGAATGCACATATAACACACTGCTGCACGGGTTGTGCAAGGCGAGGTTGTTGGAGAAGGCGACTGAGTTCTATGGTGTGATCAAGGAAGGTGGTTTGAAGCTTGATACTGCTTCCTATGGGACACTTGTGAGGGCACTCTGTAGGGATGGCAGAGTTGCCGAGGCTTATGAGGTGTTTGATTATGCTGTTGCGAGCAAGAGCTTGACTGATGTTGCTGCTTACTTGACGTTGGAGAGCACGCTTAAGTGGCTCAAGAAGGCCAAAGAACAAGGGCTTGCTGTTTAA